A window from Cryptomeria japonica chromosome 1, Sugi_1.0, whole genome shotgun sequence encodes these proteins:
- the LOC131033029 gene encoding uncharacterized protein LOC131033029, whose protein sequence is MERLNTRWSAPPPSWLKLNFDGTTRSGVVAGGEIIRDILGDLILAYAGNFGSALSNTVEALALFSGLKLALDINAKRLIIEGDSKLIIEVAKGVLGISWMISNILKDIWSMIVWLEEFQIQHIYREGNLVADSLTAAGLEMKGMRC, encoded by the coding sequence ATGGAGAGGCTTAACACTAGATGGTCGGCCCCACCCCCCTCATGGCTCAAACTTAACTTTGACGGCACCACTCGCAGTGGAGTTGTGGCTGGAGGTGAAATTATAAGGGATATCTTGGGCGACCTGATTCTGGCCTATGCAGGGAATTTTGGCTCTGCCTTGAGTAACACGGTTGAAGCCCTAGCACTCTTCTCGGGGCTTAAATTGGCTCTCGATATTAATGCTAAAAGActgatcattgaaggggactctaagctGATTATTGAGGTGGCTAAAGGAGTTTTAGGGATTAGTTGGATGATTAGCAACATACTCAAGGACATATGGTCTATGATAGTCTGGCttgaggaatttcaaattcaacaCATTTATAGAGAGGGAAATTTGGTGGCTGACTCTCTAACTGCAGCGGGCCTTGAGATGAAAGGTATGAGGTGCTAG